One window from the genome of Jeotgalibacillus haloalkalitolerans encodes:
- a CDS encoding SAF domain-containing protein yields MIESKRRALIFFIIAALFAAAAGYFTLQKVKELNNDLGTMVTVYVAGSDIDARDVITPEAVAAESIPQKFVTAEHIRDPEELMNKVSVVPLSKGDVISKNMLKEASAVTEENNRLVTMMSSERVSFDEPLEPLDRVDIVVSNRTDEGNNTEIFMKDVKVARVANDDGQFSGVQVEISLEDTPELIHMQNYADSVRVIKANVGVSGQEVAAAEEEPAEETEPVEEKAEEKPAEPEEKEEKPADKKKEESGE; encoded by the coding sequence ATGATTGAATCGAAAAGAAGAGCGCTTATATTTTTCATCATTGCGGCTCTATTTGCAGCAGCAGCAGGATATTTCACGCTTCAAAAGGTCAAAGAGCTAAACAATGACCTTGGGACGATGGTGACCGTCTATGTAGCGGGATCAGATATTGATGCGCGAGACGTGATTACACCTGAAGCAGTTGCGGCTGAGAGCATCCCGCAGAAGTTTGTCACAGCAGAGCATATCCGCGATCCTGAGGAACTGATGAATAAGGTATCTGTTGTTCCTTTATCTAAAGGGGATGTGATTTCCAAAAATATGCTCAAAGAGGCATCGGCAGTCACAGAAGAGAATAACCGGCTGGTCACGATGATGTCTTCAGAGCGGGTGTCATTTGATGAACCGCTTGAGCCGCTCGATCGCGTCGATATTGTGGTATCGAATAGAACGGATGAAGGCAATAACACAGAGATCTTTATGAAGGATGTCAAAGTAGCCCGTGTGGCGAACGACGATGGCCAGTTCTCAGGCGTTCAGGTTGAAATTTCGCTTGAGGATACCCCGGAGCTGATTCATATGCAGAATTACGCAGACAGTGTACGGGTGATTAAAGCGAATGTCGGGGTTTCCGGTCAGGAAGTAGCAGCTGCTGAAGAAGAGCCGGCAGAAGAGACTGAGCCGGTCGAGGAAAAAGCAGAGGAAAAACCGGCAGAGCCTGAAGAAAAAGAAGAAAAGCCCGCTGATAAGAAAAAAGAAGAGTCAGGTGAGTAA
- a CDS encoding vWA domain-containing protein, protein MKKPILLSVFLLSFGLAACQEEEQSPAEPEQTAEAVDKMEKPADQAEEEASVKQTGQPEGDLVEAVEALNVRGAAETAQDLVDQKVGIFGEEQFQRSNKEHQEMLMEALEEIPPLPEEPTQKEYDAYFDYLYDLNARAFPDPNDTIAKMEFALSGMPEASGNYTFKENYNVEIILDASGSMGAESGGSTRMEQAKSEIQDFLSSLPEEANVSLRVYGHEGTGDEADKAMSCGAIEEVYERGTYDEDAFQSALDQFEPAGWTPVAGALESAMESFKDLDGEENTNLIYLVSDGIETCDGDPAAVAKTFADSNISPIINVIGFNADSETQDQLRQVAREADGVFTNVQGADELRKEFDQTEEILKRWERWKRQADLDVQSASNKSYFAMLAFSNENFKVGLSQHVSMIHTLDYLRHEEEVLSMDQDSELNRRNQETDERIKDVTSEVEEEIEVLRDAGLAEMEQLVEELYPDDLE, encoded by the coding sequence ATGAAAAAACCAATACTGTTGTCAGTATTCTTACTTAGTTTCGGATTAGCAGCCTGTCAGGAAGAAGAGCAGTCACCGGCTGAACCGGAGCAGACGGCGGAAGCGGTTGATAAGATGGAAAAACCGGCAGATCAGGCTGAGGAAGAGGCTAGCGTAAAGCAAACCGGGCAACCTGAAGGGGATCTGGTTGAGGCAGTTGAAGCATTGAATGTAAGAGGAGCTGCCGAAACTGCACAGGATCTTGTTGATCAAAAGGTTGGTATTTTTGGCGAAGAACAATTTCAAAGAAGTAATAAAGAGCATCAGGAAATGCTGATGGAAGCCCTTGAGGAAATTCCGCCGCTTCCTGAAGAACCGACTCAGAAAGAGTATGACGCTTATTTTGATTATTTGTATGATCTGAATGCAAGAGCATTCCCGGATCCGAATGACACGATTGCGAAAATGGAGTTCGCTTTATCCGGTATGCCTGAAGCCAGCGGAAACTATACATTTAAAGAAAACTACAATGTGGAAATTATTCTGGATGCGAGTGGATCAATGGGTGCAGAGTCAGGCGGCAGCACAAGAATGGAACAGGCCAAGAGCGAAATACAGGACTTTTTATCGTCGTTACCAGAAGAAGCGAATGTGTCATTAAGGGTGTATGGACATGAAGGAACAGGAGACGAAGCGGATAAGGCGATGTCCTGCGGGGCAATAGAGGAAGTATATGAGCGTGGCACATACGATGAAGATGCGTTCCAGTCAGCACTTGATCAGTTTGAGCCTGCAGGATGGACGCCTGTCGCAGGTGCACTTGAATCAGCAATGGAAAGTTTTAAAGATCTTGATGGAGAGGAAAATACGAATCTGATCTATCTGGTCAGTGATGGAATCGAGACATGTGACGGAGATCCTGCTGCTGTTGCTAAAACATTTGCAGACAGTAATATCTCGCCAATCATTAATGTCATCGGCTTTAATGCAGACTCAGAAACACAGGATCAGCTGCGTCAGGTGGCGCGTGAAGCGGATGGCGTTTTTACAAATGTTCAGGGTGCGGATGAGCTGAGAAAAGAGTTTGATCAGACAGAGGAAATCCTGAAGCGCTGGGAAAGGTGGAAACGTCAGGCGGATCTTGACGTTCAATCCGCGAGCAATAAGAGTTATTTTGCCATGCTGGCATTCTCTAATGAAAACTTTAAGGTGGGGCTGTCACAGCACGTTTCGATGATTCATACACTCGATTACCTTCGACACGAAGAGGAAGTGCTGAGTATGGACCAGGATTCGGAACTGAATAGACGAAATCAGGAAACAGATGAACGAATCAAGGACGTAACGTCTGAAGTAGAGGAAGAAATTGAGGTATTAAGAGATGCAGGGTTAGCTGAGATGGAGCAATTGGTTGAAGAGCTGTATCCGGATGATCTTGAATAA
- a CDS encoding Mrp/NBP35 family ATP-binding protein, protein MVTEQQVRELLGSMNDPILHTPLAETEGIVEVSIKEEKNHVSVKIALAKTGTAEQMQLQMAVVEALKGAGAETVGIRFTELEPEKLEKFRGQKGDAVEDNLLAPGNKVQFIAVASGKGGVGKSTVSVNLAVALARQGKKVGLIDADIYGFSVPDMMGINKRPVVRGERIIPVDRKGVKVISMAFFVEDNAPVIWRGPMLGKMLNSFFTEVEWGELDYLLLDLPPGTGDVALDVHAMLPSSKEIIVTTPHPTAAFVAARAGAMALQTEHSILGVVENMSYYESKKTGEREYVFGQGGGEKLAEELRTELLGKLPLQQPDWDEDDFAPSVYAEDHKLGKIYDQIAEEVIDKTTE, encoded by the coding sequence TTGGTAACTGAACAGCAGGTCAGAGAATTGCTCGGTTCGATGAATGATCCGATTTTACATACACCGCTTGCAGAAACAGAAGGCATTGTGGAAGTAAGCATTAAGGAAGAAAAGAATCACGTCAGCGTGAAAATTGCCCTTGCGAAAACAGGGACAGCTGAACAGATGCAGCTTCAAATGGCGGTTGTTGAAGCGCTTAAAGGAGCCGGAGCTGAAACAGTCGGCATCCGTTTTACAGAGCTTGAGCCTGAAAAACTTGAGAAATTCCGCGGCCAAAAGGGTGATGCTGTAGAAGATAACCTGCTCGCACCGGGCAATAAGGTCCAGTTTATCGCAGTAGCCAGTGGTAAAGGCGGCGTAGGGAAGTCAACGGTATCTGTAAACCTTGCAGTTGCACTTGCGCGTCAGGGGAAAAAGGTTGGTTTGATTGATGCAGATATTTACGGATTCAGTGTGCCTGATATGATGGGCATCAATAAGCGTCCGGTTGTACGCGGCGAGCGTATTATTCCGGTTGACCGTAAAGGTGTTAAAGTCATTTCCATGGCGTTTTTCGTTGAAGACAATGCGCCTGTGATCTGGAGAGGACCAATGCTTGGTAAGATGCTCAACAGCTTCTTTACTGAAGTGGAATGGGGCGAGCTGGATTACCTCCTGCTTGACCTGCCACCGGGTACGGGAGATGTAGCGCTTGATGTACATGCAATGCTGCCATCAAGTAAGGAAATTATCGTCACAACACCTCACCCGACAGCTGCATTTGTTGCAGCGCGTGCAGGGGCAATGGCGCTTCAGACAGAGCACTCGATTCTTGGTGTAGTGGAGAATATGTCCTACTATGAAAGCAAGAAGACAGGTGAGCGTGAATACGTATTCGGCCAGGGCGGCGGAGAGAAGCTTGCAGAAGAGCTGCGCACAGAGCTTTTAGGTAAATTGCCGCTTCAGCAGCCTGACTGGGATGAAGACGACTTTGCACCATCTGTATACGCAGAAGATCATAAGCTGGGTAAGATTTATGATCAGATTGCTGAAGAAGTGATTGATAAGACAACTGAATGA
- the cwlD gene encoding N-acetylmuramoyl-L-alanine amidase CwlD gives MLRKSIILAAIVLLVGLGAGALLYAVEEWSLPLTGEVIVLDPGHGGLDGGASYETILEKNLTLSIAKKLQAYLEEQGAIVILSRETDKDLAAEDTKGFRDRKREDLKQRLELINNKDNDLFISIHLNAIPEARWKGPQTFYTTYNDQNERLARFIQHELNRHIPDSKRKSKPIDGIYVLSHAETPGVLVEAGFLSNPEERYWLLQDDYQQQVAAAIYIGILRHYSKEDEPPE, from the coding sequence ATGCTGAGGAAATCAATCATACTCGCAGCGATTGTGCTGCTTGTTGGACTTGGTGCAGGTGCGCTGCTGTATGCAGTGGAGGAGTGGAGCCTGCCGCTGACGGGGGAAGTGATTGTGCTGGATCCGGGTCATGGCGGCCTGGATGGTGGTGCCAGTTATGAAACCATACTTGAAAAGAACCTGACGTTATCGATTGCAAAGAAGCTTCAGGCCTACCTGGAGGAGCAGGGCGCCATTGTGATTCTTTCGAGGGAGACGGATAAGGACCTGGCAGCTGAAGACACAAAAGGGTTTCGGGATCGCAAGCGGGAGGATCTAAAACAGAGGCTTGAGCTGATTAATAACAAAGACAATGATTTATTTATCAGTATCCATCTGAATGCAATTCCTGAAGCGAGATGGAAGGGTCCGCAGACATTTTATACGACCTATAACGATCAGAATGAGCGGCTTGCACGGTTTATTCAGCATGAGCTGAACCGGCATATTCCGGACAGTAAAAGGAAGTCGAAGCCGATTGACGGCATCTATGTACTGAGTCATGCTGAGACGCCCGGGGTGCTGGTGGAAGCCGGATTCCTTTCTAACCCTGAGGAGCGGTACTGGCTGTTGCAGGATGATTATCAGCAGCAGGTGGCAGCTGCCATTTATATCGGAATTCTGAGACATTATTCCAAAGAAGATGAGCCTCCTGAGTGA
- a CDS encoding potassium channel family protein yields MISFLITFQRMMRAILRGLKEPEFQVLLTLTIFTLISGTIFYSTVENLRVLDALYFSVTTLSTVGYGDFSPQTDFGKVFTIVYIFAGVGIIIGFATKIFELASTHQMELKKRKEQKKSDLE; encoded by the coding sequence ATGATCTCTTTTTTGATTACCTTTCAACGAATGATGCGTGCCATTTTAAGAGGGTTAAAGGAACCTGAATTTCAAGTACTGCTGACACTTACGATTTTCACTTTGATCTCAGGTACGATTTTTTACAGTACAGTTGAAAACCTGCGTGTGTTAGATGCTCTCTACTTTAGTGTGACTACGCTTTCTACTGTGGGTTATGGGGATTTCTCGCCTCAGACTGATTTCGGAAAAGTATTTACTATTGTTTATATTTTTGCGGGGGTTGGCATTATCATCGGGTTTGCGACGAAGATCTTTGAGCTGGCCAGTACACATCAGATGGAATTGAAGAAGAGGAAGGAGCAGAAAAAGAGTGATTTGGAGTGA
- the rpsI gene encoding 30S ribosomal protein S9: MAQVQYIGTGRRKSSTARVRLVPGNGTIVINGRDVENYIPFATLREVIKQPLNITETLGNYDVHVNVNGGGYTGQAGAIRHGISRALLSVDPEFRGSLKRAGLLTRDARMKERKKPGLKGARRAPQFSKR, translated from the coding sequence TTGGCACAAGTTCAATATATCGGCACAGGCCGTCGTAAGAGCTCTACTGCTCGTGTACGTCTAGTACCAGGTAACGGAACAATCGTTATTAACGGACGCGACGTTGAAAACTATATCCCATTCGCAACTCTACGCGAAGTAATCAAGCAGCCACTTAACATTACTGAAACGCTTGGAAACTATGACGTTCATGTAAATGTTAACGGTGGTGGTTACACTGGACAAGCTGGAGCAATCCGTCACGGAATCTCCCGCGCACTTCTTTCAGTAGATCCAGAATTCCGTGGCTCACTTAAGCGCGCAGGTCTTCTGACTCGTGATGCTCGTATGAAAGAGCGTAAGAAGCCAGGTCTTAAAGGCGCACGTCGTGCACCTCAGTTCTCAAAGCGTTAA
- the rplM gene encoding 50S ribosomal protein L13, which produces MRTTFMAKGHEVERKWLVVDAEGQTLGRLASEVAAILRGKNKPTFTPNVDTGDHVIIINADKIHLTGKKLTDKIYYRHSMHPGGLKQRTALEMRTKYPRQMLELAIKGMLPKNSLGRQIFKKLHVYAGAEHPHQAQKPEAYELRG; this is translated from the coding sequence ATGCGTACAACATTTATGGCTAAAGGCCACGAAGTAGAACGCAAGTGGCTAGTTGTAGACGCTGAAGGTCAAACTCTTGGACGTCTTGCAAGCGAAGTAGCTGCGATTCTACGCGGTAAAAACAAACCGACATTCACACCTAACGTTGACACTGGTGATCACGTGATCATCATTAATGCTGATAAAATTCATCTTACAGGTAAAAAGCTGACTGACAAGATCTACTACCGTCACAGCATGCACCCAGGTGGACTTAAGCAGCGTACAGCACTAGAAATGCGCACTAAGTACCCACGTCAAATGCTGGAGCTTGCAATTAAAGGTATGCTTCCAAAGAACTCTCTTGGACGTCAGATCTTCAAAAAGCTTCACGTATATGCAGGCGCTGAGCACCCGCACCAGGCTCAAAAACCAGAAGCGTACGAACTACGCGGTTAA
- the truA gene encoding tRNA pseudouridine(38-40) synthase TruA, producing MRIKCTVSYDGSQFYGYQVQPGQRTVQGEIEQALSEVHKGRFVRITASGRTDAGVHAMGQVFHFDTDLQVPAAKWPVILNQKIGDDIAILSAEEAPDTFHARFDVKTKEYRYIVNTSPVALPFRRHYAVHYPYTVDIEAMRKAAAHLEGEHDFTSFSSAKTEVIDRVRTIDFIKIEEFEDELIFRVKGNGFLYNMVRIIAGTLLEVGNGKYEPEEVVRMLEAKDRSAAGKTAPAHGLYLWEVNY from the coding sequence ATGCGTATTAAATGCACCGTCTCGTATGACGGCTCACAGTTTTACGGCTATCAGGTGCAGCCCGGACAGCGGACTGTGCAGGGAGAGATTGAACAGGCACTCAGTGAAGTGCATAAAGGCAGGTTTGTCCGCATCACAGCGAGCGGCCGAACAGATGCAGGCGTTCATGCAATGGGACAGGTCTTTCATTTCGATACAGACCTTCAGGTGCCCGCTGCGAAATGGCCGGTCATCCTGAATCAGAAGATCGGTGATGACATTGCCATATTAAGCGCTGAGGAAGCGCCAGATACGTTTCATGCGCGCTTTGATGTAAAAACGAAGGAATACCGCTATATCGTCAATACAAGCCCTGTAGCCCTGCCATTCAGACGTCACTATGCCGTACACTACCCATACACAGTTGATATAGAAGCCATGCGTAAAGCGGCTGCCCATTTAGAAGGGGAGCACGACTTTACAAGCTTCTCATCTGCTAAAACAGAAGTCATCGATCGCGTGCGGACCATTGATTTTATTAAAATCGAAGAATTCGAAGACGAACTGATTTTCCGTGTAAAAGGAAATGGCTTTCTCTACAACATGGTCCGCATTATTGCAGGTACCCTGCTTGAGGTCGGAAACGGCAAGTATGAGCCTGAAGAAGTGGTCAGGATGCTTGAAGCAAAAGACCGCAGCGCTGCCGGTAAAACAGCTCCTGCCCACGGGTTATATTTGTGGGAAGTGAATTACTAG
- a CDS encoding energy-coupling factor transporter transmembrane component T family protein produces MMEKMIFGRYIPADSIAHRMDPRAKLIFVFAFIAIIFIANDVWGYVVAAAFTYASIKLSGLSLRFLMSGLKPVMILIAFTFLLQLFFAREGNIVFELGFIRIYEEGIRQAFFISMRFTLLVFMTSLLTLTTTPISITDGLESLLNPLKKIRFPAHELALMMSIALRFIPTLMDETDKIMKAQMARGSDMSSGPLKDRIKAIVPLMIPLFVNAFKRAEDLATAMEVRGYRGGEGRTKYRLLFWKARDTFALLSLVLLAAALAAFRFWI; encoded by the coding sequence ATGATGGAGAAAATGATTTTCGGACGCTATATTCCGGCGGACTCCATTGCCCACCGGATGGACCCGCGTGCGAAACTGATCTTTGTATTTGCCTTTATTGCGATTATTTTTATTGCAAATGATGTATGGGGCTACGTGGTGGCAGCCGCATTTACCTACGCAAGTATCAAGCTCTCAGGACTGTCACTCAGATTTCTGATGAGTGGCTTAAAGCCTGTGATGATTCTGATTGCATTTACGTTCCTGCTGCAGCTGTTTTTCGCACGTGAAGGGAATATTGTATTTGAACTTGGGTTTATTAGAATCTATGAAGAGGGGATCCGTCAGGCATTCTTTATTTCAATGAGATTTACATTGCTTGTCTTTATGACCTCTCTGTTAACACTGACGACAACACCAATCTCTATTACAGATGGACTGGAGAGTCTGCTTAATCCATTGAAAAAGATCAGGTTCCCGGCCCATGAGCTTGCGCTGATGATGTCGATCGCACTGCGCTTTATTCCAACGCTGATGGACGAGACGGATAAAATCATGAAAGCACAGATGGCACGCGGCTCAGATATGTCGAGCGGACCATTGAAAGACCGGATCAAGGCCATTGTGCCACTGATGATTCCGCTGTTTGTCAATGCATTCAAGCGTGCAGAGGATCTTGCAACCGCAATGGAAGTACGCGGTTACCGCGGTGGAGAAGGCAGAACCAAATACAGGCTGTTATTCTGGAAGGCGCGCGATACATTCGCGCTGCTATCACTTGTCCTGCTCGCAGCAGCTCTTGCAGCATTCCGTTTTTGGATTTAA
- a CDS encoding energy-coupling factor ABC transporter ATP-binding protein, producing MDIILEQVEYRYAANSPFEKKAVEDVSFKIPEGQCTAIIGHTGSGKSTLLLHLNGLLKPTSGTVQIGDRTVKAGRKEKDLKPIREKVGIVFQFPEQQLFEETVMKDICYGPMNFGVSEAEAKKRAAFWLKEVGMPEEVLEKSPFDLSGGQMRRVAIAGVLAMEPEVLILDEPTAGLDPRGRREMMEMFYRLHKERGITLVLVTHSMEDAARYADKVVVMHKGRKVHEAPPRDLFSDTARLAKWGLGVPEVVKFQRMLEEKAGKPFPKVCLTMDELADMLKQGGDPL from the coding sequence ATGGACATCATACTTGAGCAAGTAGAGTACCGCTATGCGGCGAATTCCCCGTTTGAAAAAAAAGCAGTGGAGGACGTGAGCTTTAAAATTCCTGAAGGACAGTGTACCGCGATTATCGGTCATACGGGCTCCGGGAAGTCGACGCTTTTACTGCATCTGAATGGGCTGTTAAAGCCGACTTCAGGTACGGTTCAAATTGGAGACCGGACTGTAAAAGCCGGGCGTAAAGAGAAAGACCTCAAGCCGATCCGTGAAAAGGTCGGGATTGTCTTTCAATTTCCTGAGCAGCAGTTGTTTGAGGAAACAGTGATGAAAGATATCTGCTATGGCCCGATGAACTTTGGCGTGTCAGAAGCGGAAGCGAAAAAGCGCGCTGCTTTCTGGCTGAAGGAAGTCGGGATGCCTGAAGAGGTGCTGGAGAAATCTCCATTTGACCTGTCAGGCGGGCAGATGAGAAGGGTAGCGATTGCCGGTGTACTTGCAATGGAGCCTGAGGTACTCATTTTAGATGAACCGACTGCAGGACTTGATCCGCGCGGACGTCGCGAAATGATGGAAATGTTCTATCGTCTGCACAAAGAGCGCGGGATTACACTGGTGCTCGTCACACACAGCATGGAAGACGCTGCACGCTACGCTGATAAAGTTGTGGTGATGCATAAAGGCAGAAAGGTGCATGAAGCGCCGCCGAGGGATCTTTTCAGTGACACAGCACGTCTTGCAAAGTGGGGGCTTGGTGTGCCTGAGGTTGTGAAATTTCAGCGGATGCTTGAAGAAAAAGCAGGAAAACCATTTCCAAAAGTGTGCCTGACAATGGATGAACTCGCTGACATGCTGAAGCAGGGAGGCGATCCATTATGA
- a CDS encoding energy-coupling factor ABC transporter ATP-binding protein, giving the protein MSNMISLENITFKYPGTEREVLKNVSISIKSGEWTAIVGHNGSGKSTLAKLMNGLYFPEQGSVTIAGIGLNKDTVWDTRRHIGMVFQNPDNQFVGTTVQDDVAFGLENHGIPQEIMVERVQTALKQVKMDEFLQHEPHHLSGGQKQRVAMASVLALRPDIIILDEATSMLDPAGRAEVIELVRELKRQEEMTVLSITHDLEEAAKADRIIVMNQGEVYREGTPEEIFALGQELVDLGLDLPFPLKMAHVLNEKGIPLERKPLTEEELVNELWTSYLSK; this is encoded by the coding sequence ATGAGCAATATGATTTCACTAGAGAACATTACATTTAAATACCCCGGAACAGAAAGAGAAGTATTAAAAAACGTCTCCATCTCCATCAAATCAGGTGAGTGGACAGCAATTGTCGGACATAACGGATCAGGCAAATCCACCCTCGCCAAGCTGATGAACGGGCTTTACTTCCCTGAACAGGGATCTGTCACCATCGCAGGGATCGGGTTGAATAAAGACACCGTCTGGGACACGCGCCGGCACATTGGCATGGTGTTTCAAAATCCGGACAATCAGTTTGTCGGGACTACGGTTCAGGATGATGTTGCGTTTGGTCTTGAGAACCACGGCATCCCTCAGGAAATTATGGTGGAGCGTGTTCAGACTGCATTGAAGCAGGTGAAGATGGATGAGTTTCTTCAACATGAGCCCCATCATCTGTCAGGCGGCCAGAAGCAGCGTGTTGCGATGGCAAGTGTGCTTGCACTCAGACCCGATATTATTATTTTAGATGAAGCGACTTCCATGCTTGATCCTGCCGGACGTGCAGAGGTGATCGAGCTTGTAAGAGAGCTTAAGAGACAGGAAGAGATGACCGTGCTGTCCATTACACATGACCTTGAAGAAGCTGCAAAGGCAGACCGCATCATTGTGATGAATCAGGGAGAAGTGTACAGGGAAGGAACACCGGAGGAGATTTTCGCACTTGGTCAGGAGCTTGTGGACCTTGGGCTGGATCTGCCGTTTCCTCTGAAAATGGCGCACGTATTAAACGAAAAAGGTATTCCACTTGAGCGGAAGCCTTTGACGGAAGAAGAGTTGGTGAATGAGTTATGGACATCATACTTGAGCAAGTAG
- the rplQ gene encoding 50S ribosomal protein L17, which produces MAYRKLGRTSSQRKALLRDLTTDLIVNERIETTEARAKELRSTVEKMITLGKRGDLHARRQAAAFIRRDQATVKNEEGEESTVYALQKLFNDVAPRYTERQGGYTRIMKVGPRRGDGAPMVIIELV; this is translated from the coding sequence ATGGCTTACAGAAAGTTAGGACGTACAAGCTCTCAGCGTAAAGCACTTCTACGTGACCTTACAACTGACCTTATCGTCAACGAACGTATTGAAACAACTGAAGCTCGCGCGAAAGAACTTCGCTCAACAGTAGAAAAAATGATCACTCTTGGTAAACGTGGTGACCTGCACGCACGTCGTCAGGCAGCTGCTTTCATCCGTCGCGATCAGGCAACTGTTAAGAACGAAGAAGGCGAAGAGTCTACAGTATATGCTCTTCAAAAGCTTTTCAACGATGTAGCACCTCGTTACACTGAACGTCAGGGTGGATACACTCGTATCATGAAAGTTGGTCCTCGTCGCGGAGACGGCGCACCAATGGTAATCATCGAATTAGTATAA
- a CDS encoding DNA-directed RNA polymerase subunit alpha has translation MIEIEKPKIETVEISDDAKYGKFVVEPLERGYGTTLGNSLRRILLSSLPGAAVTSIQIDSVLHEFSTIEGVVEDVTTVVMNIKKLALKIYSDEEKTLEIDVQGDGQVTAADITHDSDVEILNPDLYLATVGKNGHLRMRLTASRGRGYTPADQNKREDLPIGVIPVDSIYTPVSRVNYQVENTRVGQLTNFDKLSLDVWTDGSIGPKEAVALGAKILTEHLNIFVGLTNEAQNAEIMVEKEEDQKEKVLEMTIEELDLSVRSYNCLKRAGINTVQELANKSEEDMMKVRNLGRKSLEEVKAKLDELGLGLRKED, from the coding sequence ATGATCGAAATTGAAAAGCCAAAAATTGAAACGGTTGAGATCAGCGATGATGCCAAGTACGGAAAATTCGTTGTAGAGCCACTTGAGCGTGGGTATGGTACAACATTGGGTAACTCCTTGCGTCGTATCCTATTATCTTCACTTCCTGGTGCAGCAGTAACGTCAATCCAGATTGACAGTGTACTGCACGAATTTTCAACGATCGAAGGCGTCGTAGAAGATGTCACAACAGTTGTAATGAATATCAAGAAACTGGCATTGAAGATCTATTCAGATGAAGAAAAAACATTGGAAATTGATGTTCAGGGTGATGGACAGGTAACTGCAGCCGATATTACTCACGACAGCGATGTAGAGATTCTTAACCCGGATCTATACCTTGCAACAGTTGGGAAAAACGGCCACCTTCGCATGCGTTTAACTGCATCAAGAGGACGCGGTTATACACCAGCAGACCAGAACAAGCGTGAAGATTTACCAATTGGAGTTATTCCGGTTGATTCAATCTACACACCTGTTTCCCGTGTAAACTATCAGGTTGAAAACACTCGTGTTGGTCAGCTGACTAACTTCGATAAGCTTTCACTTGATGTCTGGACAGACGGAAGCATTGGCCCGAAAGAAGCTGTTGCTCTAGGTGCTAAGATTCTGACTGAACACCTTAATATTTTCGTTGGATTAACGAACGAAGCACAGAATGCAGAAATCATGGTAGAAAAAGAAGAAGATCAGAAAGAGAAAGTATTGGAGATGACCATCGAAGAACTTGATCTATCTGTCCGTTCTTACAACTGCCTGAAGCGTGCAGGAATCAACACAGTCCAGGAACTGGCTAACAAGTCAGAAGAGGATATGATGAAAGTGCGTAACCTTGGACGTAAATCCCTTGAAGAAGTTAAGGCGAAATTAGATGAACTTGGGTTAGGCCTTCGCAAAGAAGACTAA
- the rpsK gene encoding 30S ribosomal protein S11, whose protein sequence is MARKQQTRKRRVKKNIEAGIAHIRSTFNNTIVMITDTQGNAIAWSSAGALGFRGSRKSTPFAAQMAAETAAKASMEHGLRTLEVTVKGPGAGREAAIRALQAAGLDVTAIKDVTPVPHNGCRPPKRRRV, encoded by the coding sequence ATGGCACGTAAACAACAAACTCGTAAGCGTCGTGTGAAAAAGAATATCGAAGCTGGTATTGCACACATCCGCTCAACTTTTAACAATACAATCGTGATGATTACAGATACGCAGGGTAATGCAATTGCATGGTCAAGTGCTGGTGCACTAGGCTTCCGCGGATCTCGTAAGTCTACTCCATTCGCAGCGCAAATGGCAGCTGAAACAGCAGCTAAAGCTTCAATGGAACACGGACTAAGAACTCTAGAAGTAACAGTAAAAGGTCCTGGTGCAGGTCGTGAAGCGGCTATCCGCGCACTACAAGCTGCAGGTCTTGACGTAACGGCAATCAAAGACGTAACGCCAGTACCTCACAATGGCTGCCGCCCGCCAAAGCGTCGTCGTGTTTAA